One Thalassotalea hakodatensis DNA segment encodes these proteins:
- the purN gene encoding phosphoribosylglycinamide formyltransferase, which yields MTSRILVLISGSGSNLQAIIDACKSPEYPGQVVGVISNVADAYGITRAANENIDHSILSHRDFSSREEYDSALIKLIDSYQADVIVLAGFMRILTETFVNTFAGKLLNIHPSLLPKYQGLNTHQKAIEAGDTTHGVSVHFVTEELDGGPVILQAKVPVFETDTVQVLASRVHEQEHRIYPLVIKWFCSGRLKMQGDAVILDGEVLPASGYASE from the coding sequence ATGACCTCTCGAATTCTTGTACTCATTTCGGGTAGTGGTTCTAACTTGCAGGCAATTATTGATGCCTGCAAGTCACCAGAATATCCAGGACAAGTTGTTGGTGTTATCTCTAATGTTGCCGATGCGTACGGCATTACCAGAGCCGCCAATGAAAATATCGATCATAGTATATTATCTCACCGTGATTTTTCTTCGCGAGAAGAATATGACAGTGCATTAATTAAGCTTATTGACAGTTACCAAGCAGATGTGATTGTATTAGCTGGTTTTATGCGAATTCTTACAGAAACATTTGTTAATACTTTCGCAGGAAAATTATTGAACATCCACCCTTCTTTATTGCCTAAGTATCAAGGATTAAATACGCACCAAAAAGCAATAGAGGCTGGTGACACAACGCACGGCGTTAGTGTACATTTTGTCACAGAAGAATTAGACGGTGGCCCCGTAATTTTACAGGCAAAAGTGCCTGTATTTGAAACAGATACTGTGCAAGTGTTAGCAAGCAGAGTGCACGAGCAAGAGCATCGTATATACCCTTTAGTAATAAAGTGGTTCTGCTCAGGAAGGTTAAAAATGCAAGGAGATGCAGTAATATTAGACGGTGAAGTATTACCTGCTAGTGGATACGCTAGCGAATAA
- a CDS encoding class II glutamine amidotransferase has translation MCELLAMSANVPTDICFSFSGLMQRGGNTGPHKDGWGITFYEGKGCRSFKDPLPSAQSPIATLVTEYPIKSEAVICHIRQANSGAVCLENTHPFTRHMWGKHWTYAHNGQLKDFQETLPVKYHLPVGTTDSEHAFCWILDQIHLHFGIEEPDDEALFAYIATLSEKINRLGVFNLLLSNGDCLFSYCSNNLHWITRRAPFGEANLIDAEMTVDFQQVTTANDVVTVIATQPLTGDERWHKMQAGEWLLFKLGEPILKGQTPTLIKNTD, from the coding sequence ATGTGTGAGTTACTAGCGATGAGTGCGAATGTCCCAACCGATATTTGCTTTAGCTTTAGTGGTTTAATGCAACGAGGAGGTAATACAGGTCCTCATAAAGATGGTTGGGGTATTACCTTTTATGAAGGTAAAGGCTGCCGAAGCTTTAAAGATCCGTTACCAAGTGCTCAATCTCCAATTGCTACGTTGGTGACAGAATACCCGATTAAAAGTGAAGCGGTTATTTGTCATATAAGGCAAGCAAATTCTGGCGCTGTATGTTTAGAAAATACCCACCCATTTACGCGGCACATGTGGGGAAAACATTGGACATATGCGCATAACGGGCAATTGAAAGACTTTCAAGAAACATTACCTGTAAAATATCACCTGCCGGTGGGTACTACAGACAGTGAACATGCCTTTTGTTGGATACTGGATCAAATTCATTTGCACTTTGGTATTGAAGAGCCAGATGATGAAGCGCTATTTGCTTATATTGCAACACTGAGTGAGAAAATAAACCGATTGGGCGTATTCAATTTATTGTTATCTAACGGTGATTGCTTATTTTCATACTGTTCCAATAACTTACATTGGATTACTCGTCGAGCACCCTTTGGCGAAGCAAATTTGATTGATGCAGAAATGACGGTTGATTTTCAACAGGTTACTACAGCAAATGATGTTGTCACTGTGATCGCAACACAACCATTAACGGGTGATGAACGTTGGCATAAAATGCAAGCAGGTGAATGGTTGTTATTTAAATTAGGGGAGCCTATTTTAAAGGGACAGACTCCAACCTTGATAAAAAATACTGACTAA
- a CDS encoding DUF3108 domain-containing protein yields MIKTLCLATTMLFSLSTFGEQVVNETKNNESIAISPFTAEYSILHKSSPVGKGSRSLKALDNGLFEYSYQTKIEWLIFSDEREERSILTVNKHHVTPLEYHYERSGTGRDKSYFWTFDIAENKATDEKNNQLHNITFPENIQDKLSYHLQTRLQLKESPDQKVFVYPVISTSGSIKNYVYQYDGTEELMLPYGNLQTIRLKREVVEKKRITYAWFAPELDYALVKLYQSKSGAEQFEAQLTNFTKQ; encoded by the coding sequence ATGATTAAAACGCTATGCTTAGCAACAACCATGTTATTTTCTTTATCAACATTCGGTGAGCAAGTTGTTAACGAGACTAAAAACAATGAAAGTATAGCTATATCCCCCTTTACTGCAGAATACAGTATTCTTCACAAATCATCTCCAGTGGGAAAAGGCAGTCGTTCATTAAAAGCGCTCGACAATGGTTTATTTGAATATAGTTATCAAACAAAGATTGAATGGTTAATCTTTTCTGATGAACGTGAAGAACGCTCGATATTAACAGTAAATAAACATCATGTTACTCCGCTTGAATATCATTATGAGCGTTCAGGTACTGGCAGAGATAAGTCATATTTCTGGACGTTCGATATTGCCGAGAATAAAGCAACCGATGAAAAAAATAATCAACTGCATAACATTACGTTCCCTGAAAATATTCAAGATAAGCTGAGTTATCATTTACAGACGCGTTTACAGCTAAAAGAAAGTCCCGATCAGAAAGTATTTGTATACCCCGTTATTTCCACTTCTGGAAGTATTAAAAATTATGTTTATCAATACGATGGTACTGAAGAGTTAATGCTTCCTTATGGCAATTTACAAACAATAAGGTTAAAGCGTGAGGTCGTTGAGAAAAAGCGCATTACTTATGCTTGGTTCGCGCCTGAACTTGATTACGCATTAGTGAAATTATACCAATCAAAATCAGGAGCTGAGCAATTTGAAGCTCAGCTGACAAACTTCACTAAACAGTAA